From a region of the Acidobacteriota bacterium genome:
- a CDS encoding LysR family transcriptional regulator: MDLRQLEIILAIGEAGSFTGAGRRLNVSQSAISRQVLLLEDELGEPLFLRVGRRVRFTQAGETLLKLAHRVFQDIRETVSIITDSQDTIVGTLRLFGGMTVSLYVFPVLLREFRRLHPQADVKIEAGSSDRGAAIVRAGAADLGLLTLPVDAPDLVTVPALEEELLLVASPTHPIARKRRVQASDLRRQPFVLFETGSNTRKVIDEFFVREDIEPHLVMDTENVEIIKALVRAGLGITIVPYQAVAREVAHGQFFCARIQGESLVRRTGWVYARANRVPRAVREMLATFERIKPRLRVGPR, from the coding sequence ATGGACCTGCGTCAACTCGAAATCATCCTGGCCATCGGCGAGGCCGGCTCGTTCACCGGCGCCGGCCGGCGCCTCAACGTCTCGCAGTCGGCCATCAGCCGCCAGGTGCTCCTGCTCGAGGACGAGCTCGGCGAGCCGCTGTTCCTGCGCGTCGGGCGCCGCGTCCGCTTCACGCAGGCCGGCGAGACGCTGTTGAAGCTCGCCCACCGCGTCTTCCAGGACATCAGGGAGACGGTGTCCATCATCACCGACAGCCAGGACACCATCGTCGGCACGCTGCGCCTCTTCGGTGGCATGACGGTGAGTCTCTACGTGTTCCCGGTGCTGCTGCGCGAGTTCCGGCGACTGCACCCGCAGGCCGACGTGAAGATCGAGGCCGGCTCGAGCGATCGCGGCGCGGCCATCGTCCGCGCGGGCGCCGCCGACCTCGGCCTGCTCACGCTGCCGGTCGACGCCCCCGACCTCGTCACCGTGCCCGCGCTCGAGGAGGAGCTGCTGCTCGTCGCCTCGCCCACGCACCCGATCGCGCGCAAGCGGCGCGTCCAGGCGAGCGACCTCCGGCGTCAGCCGTTCGTGCTCTTCGAGACCGGCTCGAACACGCGGAAGGTGATCGACGAGTTCTTCGTCCGCGAGGACATCGAGCCCCACCTGGTGATGGACACCGAGAACGTGGAGATCATCAAGGCGCTCGTGCGGGCCGGTCTCGGCATCACGATCGTGCCCTACCAGGCGGTGGCCCGCGAGGTGGCGCACGGGCAGTTCTTCTGCGCGCGCATCCAGGGCGAATCGCTGGTGCGGCGCACGGGGTGGGTGTACGCGCGGGCGAACCGCGTGCCGCGCGCGGTCCGGGAAATGCTGGCGACGTTCGAGCGGATCAAGCCGCGGCTGCGGGTCGGTCCACGGTAG